A stretch of Bradyrhizobium sp. CCBAU 53338 DNA encodes these proteins:
- a CDS encoding methyl-accepting chemotaxis protein, translating into MKIGTLLTTAIVSLSTVGGGLAVYVAVTKYQTIERITEAQGRLAIVRAVSDIPRYLNPERGFATNILYGPATVDPAQLSEHDKLRKQTDGARDKMNALRKELPGAFDDGGTIGSNIDAINSKFTSLREAVDQAIAGPADARKDAARKIVADNAVLNAGVTALLNEQVRRMAILNGDAYRQASYANIAMTLRDIGGLNASVHKNLVGGKKVATDAEKADVARMQGRNDQIVMSLQELRGNPTTPANVASALERMNTVYVEGFGRELKLVKDGAVSGKYEHDVGTYYAASQLGLSAIIGVRDAFYDNAEQILAGASAAARTSFTIALVGLLAVLIASAGLIVMVRRRVCAPIVSLTTRMSQLADGEVADAIPGAERSDEIGAMAAAVQVFKDNMIRADRLAAEKQAENDGKMRRAQALDELTRAFEAKITELVGGLSQASSTMESTAQSMTSTAAQTNSQAAVVAAASEQTSTNVQTVASATEELTSSIAEIGRQVAQSTEIAARAVDNARRTGDTARALAEGAQKIGDVVTLIQSIAEQTNLLALNATIEAARAGDAGRGFAVVASEVKSLAGQTAKATTEISEQITAIQAASDETVNAIRNVADVIAEIDQIGTAIAAAIEEQGSATREISRSVQEAARGTQEVNTNISGVQRAADDTGTAAQEVLGAAEQLSTQSRDLAGQFDRFLGEVRAA; encoded by the coding sequence ATGAAAATCGGTACGCTGCTGACCACTGCCATCGTCTCGCTCTCGACCGTCGGCGGAGGTCTTGCCGTCTACGTCGCCGTGACGAAATACCAGACGATAGAGCGCATCACCGAGGCGCAGGGCCGGCTCGCCATCGTGCGTGCCGTCAGCGACATCCCGCGCTATCTCAACCCCGAGCGCGGTTTTGCCACCAACATCCTCTATGGTCCTGCGACTGTCGACCCTGCCCAGCTGTCCGAGCACGACAAGCTTCGCAAGCAGACCGACGGCGCGCGCGACAAGATGAACGCGCTGCGCAAGGAGCTGCCCGGCGCGTTCGATGACGGCGGCACCATCGGCAGCAACATCGACGCCATCAATTCGAAATTCACTTCACTGCGCGAAGCCGTCGACCAGGCCATCGCGGGGCCGGCAGACGCACGCAAGGACGCCGCCAGAAAGATCGTCGCCGACAATGCCGTGCTCAACGCCGGCGTTACCGCGCTGCTCAACGAGCAGGTCCGCCGCATGGCGATCCTCAATGGCGATGCCTACCGCCAGGCGAGCTATGCCAACATCGCGATGACGCTGCGCGACATCGGCGGCCTCAATGCCAGCGTGCACAAGAACCTCGTCGGCGGCAAGAAGGTGGCGACCGATGCCGAGAAGGCCGATGTTGCCCGCATGCAGGGTCGCAACGACCAGATCGTGATGTCGCTCCAGGAACTGCGCGGTAACCCCACCACGCCCGCGAACGTCGCATCCGCCCTGGAGAGGATGAACACCGTCTATGTCGAAGGCTTCGGCCGCGAGCTGAAGCTCGTCAAGGACGGCGCGGTCAGCGGCAAATACGAGCACGACGTCGGCACCTACTACGCCGCATCGCAACTCGGTCTCAGCGCGATCATCGGCGTCCGCGACGCCTTCTACGACAATGCCGAGCAGATCCTCGCCGGCGCGTCCGCCGCCGCGCGCACCAGCTTCACGATCGCACTGGTCGGCCTGCTCGCCGTGCTGATCGCCAGCGCCGGCCTCATCGTGATGGTCCGCCGCCGCGTCTGCGCTCCCATCGTCAGCCTGACGACCCGGATGTCGCAGCTCGCCGACGGCGAAGTTGCGGATGCCATCCCCGGCGCCGAGCGTTCCGACGAGATCGGGGCGATGGCCGCGGCCGTGCAGGTCTTCAAGGACAACATGATCCGCGCCGACAGGCTCGCGGCCGAAAAGCAGGCCGAGAACGACGGCAAGATGCGCCGCGCCCAGGCGCTCGACGAATTGACCCGCGCCTTCGAGGCCAAGATCACCGAACTGGTCGGCGGCCTGTCGCAGGCCTCCTCCACCATGGAGAGCACCGCGCAGTCGATGACCTCGACGGCGGCCCAGACCAACAGCCAGGCCGCGGTCGTCGCTGCCGCCTCCGAGCAGACCTCGACCAACGTGCAGACCGTCGCCAGCGCGACGGAAGAGCTGACCTCCTCGATCGCCGAGATCGGCCGTCAGGTCGCTCAATCGACCGAGATCGCGGCCCGCGCCGTCGACAACGCCCGCCGCACCGGCGACACCGCGCGTGCACTTGCCGAAGGCGCGCAGAAGATCGGCGACGTCGTCACGCTGATCCAGAGCATCGCCGAGCAGACCAATTTGCTGGCGCTCAACGCCACCATCGAGGCCGCGCGTGCCGGCGACGCCGGCCGCGGCTTTGCGGTCGTCGCGTCCGAGGTGAAGTCGCTGGCCGGACAGACCGCCAAGGCCACCACCGAGATCTCCGAGCAGATCACGGCGATCCAGGCCGCGAGCGACGAGACCGTGAACGCGATCCGCAACGTCGCCGACGTCATCGCCGAGATCGACCAGATCGGCACCGCGATTGCGGCCGCGATCGAGGAACAGGGCTCGGCGACCCGGGAGATCTCCCGCAGCGTCCAGGAAGCCGCGCGCGGCACCCAGGAGGTCAACACCAACATTTCAGGCGTGCAGCGCGCGGCAGACGACACCGGCACGGCCGCGCAGGAGGTTCTCGGCGCCGCCGAACAGCTCTCGACCCAGTCGCGCGACCTTGCCGGCCAGTTCGACCGCTTCCTCGGCGAAGTCAGGGCGGCTTAG
- a CDS encoding acyltransferase, translating to MRGYAALSVLAFHACALSWDTIATGMAPVVVFFALSGFLLARSLDRDPDPFTFVRHRLFRLLPAAIATVLLLALAHQSFGFYMGSSPPSFDPLNVILNAVLIKSDINGVMWSLTVECVAVPVILMSHALLRRYGTTAVWILVAILVALSFWGPYVHLLDGATNLAPLYAFVVGLLMQSSGTVLTDASQSRLRPSLATVVACAAFAVMFIVAFRKQTAVTIAFETLCASVLICLAAGPRTLAVLRPFDLDVVRFYGRISYSFYLLHMIGLALAARLLPFDQQSVVRAAILFAAGVLITTPAAWLMWRFVEVPFIEVGRRRMVTKPA from the coding sequence ATGCGTGGGTACGCTGCCCTGTCGGTGCTTGCGTTCCACGCCTGCGCGCTGTCCTGGGACACAATTGCCACCGGAATGGCGCCGGTTGTCGTCTTCTTCGCGCTCAGCGGATTCCTGCTGGCCCGATCGCTGGATCGGGATCCCGATCCGTTCACCTTCGTGCGTCACCGGCTGTTCCGGCTGCTGCCGGCCGCAATCGCGACAGTGCTGCTGTTGGCGCTCGCCCATCAGAGCTTCGGCTTCTACATGGGCTCGAGCCCGCCCTCGTTCGACCCGCTCAACGTGATCCTCAATGCGGTTCTCATCAAGAGCGACATCAACGGCGTGATGTGGTCCCTGACCGTGGAATGCGTCGCGGTTCCGGTGATCCTGATGTCCCATGCCTTGCTGCGGCGTTACGGAACGACGGCGGTATGGATTCTGGTCGCGATTCTCGTCGCGCTCTCGTTCTGGGGCCCCTATGTGCACCTGCTGGACGGCGCCACCAATCTTGCGCCGCTGTATGCTTTCGTCGTCGGTCTGCTCATGCAGTCGAGCGGAACCGTGCTGACCGATGCATCGCAATCGAGATTGCGACCGTCCCTGGCGACCGTCGTTGCCTGCGCCGCCTTCGCCGTCATGTTCATTGTCGCGTTCCGGAAGCAGACCGCAGTCACGATCGCGTTCGAAACGCTTTGCGCGTCCGTACTCATCTGCCTTGCGGCCGGTCCGCGCACACTTGCCGTGCTGCGGCCGTTCGATCTCGATGTCGTCCGGTTCTACGGACGCATATCCTACAGCTTCTATCTTCTGCACATGATCGGGCTTGCGCTTGCGGCCCGTCTTCTGCCGTTCGACCAGCAGTCGGTCGTGCGCGCGGCGATCCTGTTCGCGGCCGGGGTGCTGATCACGACGCCGGCGGCCTGGCTGATGTGGCGCTTTGTCGAAGTGCCTTTCATCGAGGTCGGCCGCAGGCGGATGGTGACAAAACCCGCCTGA
- a CDS encoding NADPH-dependent FMN reductase, with amino-acid sequence MSNRILVLYGSYRSDRMGIRLANFVVDRLRSRGEEVEFIDAKAIGLPMLDRMYKEYPKGAAPEALEKLAGQIRGANGFVFVTGEYNWGIQPGLKNLTDHFLEEWFWRPAAIVSYSAGRLSGARASTAWHGTLSEMGMVVISSTIGVGPIAQTLSADSEPIGEGGKALERSFPRFADDLLWWIEAAKAQRARKAPPY; translated from the coding sequence ATGAGCAACCGCATTCTCGTCCTTTACGGTTCCTACCGTTCCGACCGCATGGGCATCCGCCTTGCGAATTTCGTCGTCGATCGCCTGCGCAGCCGCGGCGAGGAGGTCGAGTTCATCGACGCCAAGGCGATCGGCCTGCCGATGCTCGACCGCATGTACAAGGAATATCCCAAGGGTGCGGCTCCGGAGGCGCTGGAAAAACTCGCCGGCCAGATCCGCGGCGCCAACGGCTTCGTCTTCGTCACTGGGGAATACAATTGGGGCATTCAGCCAGGCTTGAAGAATCTCACCGACCATTTCCTGGAGGAGTGGTTCTGGCGGCCGGCGGCGATCGTGAGCTATTCCGCTGGCCGCCTGTCCGGCGCGCGTGCCTCGACCGCCTGGCACGGCACGCTGTCGGAAATGGGCATGGTGGTGATCTCGAGCACCATCGGCGTCGGACCGATCGCGCAGACTTTGTCGGCCGACAGCGAGCCGATCGGCGAGGGTGGCAAGGCGCTGGAACGCTCGTTCCCGCGCTTCGCCGATGATCTTCTCTGGTGGATCGAGGCAGCGAAAGCGCAACGCGCGCGCAAGGCGCCGCCGTATTGA
- a CDS encoding helix-turn-helix domain-containing protein, translating to MTSIDDAPGLAPSIFRFSDVDEFRSSIRGLNVEFTPFVRRISAEQIILRLPGCDVNVTRAFPRVVDAQLVADCTAIGFAMDDLDVPIRFNGAQRDRSVLVIGDGGASYNTIEEVQRQIASIVFRPRVTDRGWPEAPSSFKLFETSTTALYRLRRTVTEVVAAASEPIEAAEVPLKAAAMRESLFGAADAAIADIVPARWTLWPNDERNFRTFQQIRALLSDDLAQPIYSEEVARKLGLSVRTMHEVIRRYRGMSLHRYLRLRRLWLVRQRLLAGAESVKAVALAFGFWHLSDFSRSYRDQFGETPSQTLEFGRKR from the coding sequence ATGACCAGTATTGATGATGCGCCCGGATTGGCGCCGAGCATATTTCGCTTTTCAGACGTCGATGAGTTCCGCAGTTCCATCCGAGGCCTGAACGTGGAGTTCACGCCGTTCGTGCGAAGGATTTCTGCCGAGCAGATCATCCTGCGTCTGCCCGGTTGCGACGTGAACGTCACGCGCGCCTTCCCGCGCGTGGTCGATGCACAACTCGTCGCCGATTGCACCGCGATCGGATTTGCAATGGACGATCTCGACGTGCCCATTCGCTTCAACGGCGCGCAGCGCGATCGCTCCGTCCTCGTCATCGGGGACGGTGGTGCTTCCTACAACACCATCGAGGAAGTGCAGCGCCAGATTGCCTCGATCGTATTCAGGCCGCGCGTGACGGATCGCGGCTGGCCGGAAGCGCCATCGAGCTTCAAATTGTTCGAGACCAGCACCACGGCCCTGTACCGGTTACGGCGAACCGTCACGGAGGTCGTGGCGGCCGCATCCGAGCCGATCGAGGCCGCCGAGGTGCCGCTGAAGGCGGCGGCCATGCGGGAGTCCCTGTTCGGCGCGGCGGACGCGGCGATCGCCGACATCGTTCCGGCGCGCTGGACGCTGTGGCCCAATGACGAGCGGAACTTCAGGACGTTCCAGCAGATCCGCGCGCTGCTGTCGGACGATCTCGCCCAGCCCATCTACAGCGAGGAGGTTGCGCGCAAGCTTGGTCTGTCCGTTCGCACCATGCATGAGGTGATCCGGCGCTATCGCGGCATGAGCCTGCACCGCTATCTGCGCCTGCGCCGCTTGTGGCTGGTTCGCCAGCGGCTGCTGGCCGGCGCCGAAAGCGTGAAGGCGGTGGCGCTGGCCTTCGGTTTCTGGCACCTGTCCGACTTCTCGCGAAGCTACCGCGACCAGTTCGGCGAGACGCCGTCGCAGACGCTGGAATTCGGGCGAAAACGATAG
- a CDS encoding DUF2336 domain-containing protein, giving the protein MTANSPADILIELEEAVASCPLDRCARILEGIVRLLTGSRDRPQELLASVVDGVLLRLTERVETGALVQLSTALAELGVAPPETLRRLASHNEPDVACPILLKSQALATTDLAAIAACCGERQQRAIAARQCIEPDVTEALIARGDQICLALIKNPGTKFSEAAYATLVAGADQDGEVAKALVLRPGIPDPVVRKLLAAPSRKIAPAKPTASSVPPAQGAAPALPCADDYANARPEIVALSRVGKLNDSTVNRFAIRGETAKLLTALSVLSGAPIEIVEHVMIDDDCEGLVMACRASRLNWATTLAILSNRNGTRLSFAQRERAQLTFNTLLLSTSQWTVRWGEISAGANTRDPGHRGAGMGK; this is encoded by the coding sequence ATGACGGCAAATTCGCCTGCCGATATTCTGATCGAACTGGAAGAGGCGGTCGCGTCATGTCCTTTGGACCGCTGTGCACGCATCCTCGAAGGTATCGTCCGATTGCTCACCGGCAGTCGCGACCGGCCTCAGGAACTGCTCGCGAGTGTCGTTGACGGCGTTCTGCTTCGTTTGACGGAGCGGGTCGAGACCGGCGCGCTGGTCCAGCTCAGCACCGCTCTTGCCGAGCTCGGGGTGGCGCCGCCCGAGACGTTGCGACGTCTCGCATCGCACAACGAACCTGATGTGGCGTGCCCTATCCTGCTCAAATCGCAGGCACTCGCTACGACGGATCTCGCGGCGATCGCAGCCTGCTGCGGCGAACGGCAGCAACGCGCGATCGCGGCGCGCCAGTGCATCGAGCCTGACGTGACCGAGGCGCTGATCGCGCGCGGCGACCAGATCTGCCTTGCGCTGATCAAGAACCCAGGAACAAAATTCTCCGAGGCCGCCTATGCCACGCTGGTCGCCGGCGCGGACCAGGACGGCGAGGTTGCGAAGGCGCTGGTGCTCCGGCCCGGTATCCCCGATCCAGTGGTGCGGAAATTGCTCGCCGCCCCTTCACGCAAGATCGCGCCGGCCAAGCCCACCGCATCCTCCGTTCCGCCCGCACAGGGCGCCGCGCCGGCCCTGCCCTGCGCGGACGACTACGCGAACGCAAGACCCGAGATCGTCGCGCTCAGCCGCGTCGGCAAGCTCAACGATTCCACGGTGAACCGTTTCGCAATCCGCGGCGAGACCGCCAAGCTGCTCACGGCCTTGTCGGTGCTGTCGGGTGCTCCGATCGAGATCGTCGAGCATGTCATGATCGACGACGATTGCGAGGGCCTGGTGATGGCCTGCCGGGCCTCGCGACTGAACTGGGCGACCACGCTCGCGATCCTGAGCAACCGCAACGGCACACGGCTCTCCTTCGCCCAGCGCGAACGCGCGCAACTGACCTTTAATACGCTTCTCTTGTCGACCAGCCAGTGGACGGTGCGCTGGGGGGAGATCTCAGCGGGCGCAAACACGCGCGATCCGGGACATCGTGGCGCCGGAATGGGGAAATAG
- a CDS encoding PilZ domain-containing protein, translating to MKLDGRKDARVKMDHRQPVNLMGSDGTWRRSCVLLDVSNTGAKVEVEGTLDVLQAKEFFLVLSSTGLAYRRCELVWIDGTTAGIHFVTADGKKKSVNAKALGAQAK from the coding sequence ATGAAGCTCGATGGCCGCAAGGACGCTCGCGTGAAAATGGATCACCGGCAACCCGTCAATCTGATGGGGTCGGACGGCACCTGGCGACGCAGTTGCGTCTTGCTCGACGTGTCGAACACCGGCGCCAAGGTCGAGGTCGAGGGCACGCTCGACGTGCTGCAAGCCAAGGAATTCTTCCTGGTGCTGTCGTCGACGGGGCTGGCCTATCGGCGCTGCGAACTGGTCTGGATCGACGGCACCACCGCCGGCATTCACTTCGTCACAGCGGACGGTAAGAAGAAGTCGGTGAACGCAAAGGCGCTGGGCGCACAGGCCAAGTAG